In Quercus robur chromosome 11, dhQueRobu3.1, whole genome shotgun sequence, the following proteins share a genomic window:
- the LOC126707478 gene encoding disease resistance protein RPV1-like: MKIIVLLGVFVLGCYLFARWCRRRDVEVATQLPPSTSSHKKETPMTSTSSSTHRWEYNVFLSFRGEDTRRSFTDHLYNALCDKGIYTFMDYKLQRGEIISEELLKTIKRSMISVVVFSENYASSKWCLDELVWILDCKKNLGQVVLPVFYRIDPSEVRKQKGKLGIQLAEHEKNLKIEKGKVQIWRAALEEVGNLSGFHYNNDCPESKIIQGLIEQISNATLNRTRLFVAKYPIGVDSHATKIEERLNIESNDIRMVAIHGLGGIGKTTIAKAVYNKIVDGFEGSSFLENVKERSRTYDGTIQLQNILLSNILRDGNLKVDNISRGINVIKERLCHKRVLLVLDDVDEQKQIENLLGKCDWLTPGSRIFITTRDKDVLPTLEQDPLIYKVDEMGQNEACELFSLYAFQKNEPEEAYLQLTNQIINYANGLPLALQIIGSDLYGKDFCYWESALKKYKKIPNKEILEILQISYKELDQIEKDIFLDIAFFFNGKKKDYVVKILEACDLEPNYGMSKLIDKCLITIDWLDNLSMHNLLQQMGEEIVRQESPQAPGKRSRLRDYASASTVLTANTGTNKIRGLMLYPPKPVTLKLHAQAFKKMQTIKFLIVKNVHIHGCLECLPNNMVLLDLANCSVSLPSDFCPQQLVFLNMPHCNIRIHKLFKQVLRFENLKEVSLRGCESIQKLPELWAPNLEILDLSNCTNLVEIHEPVGFLDKLKSWYLTNCKKLQALPRRLEFKSLEHFHLGSCESIEELPELCAPNLKTLSLYSCENLVKIHEPIGLLDKLEDWYLGNCGKLQTLPRRLPLKSLRDFNLSRCTSLENFPDIDLEMKCLLELDIEWSGTRESLSSRCTSVERKFLDSIYKFQNIRVLGISTNLPRPSCNSFDGCVGYSFPQLSQLTLFGENVTELDFLEFDYFPALTTLYLRNTNTITIPESFIKFTKLRTLYIFDCKHFEEIQGFPQSLDHLEAENCPSWNRKSSNKILSQVFAKKIAKWKQEGESQGVLADRVHEGERNQLHSDDESSYSLYHRIGLFKAPGFEILDEFNHRNDGNSISFLVGRNSRCIPIAICVTFVPTNESFSYAVYFVVNGCSKYQCSGVFLEGSESCRMWFISESMYEWEKKLRDSNLSKQSHFEVICRISRYRGLGYRKPMNPMAIPKKLGVDVECICCPHKSSIPDSLPLLPLFPTSCNEADSGHAIAMETTNTNVFEYDSTRFHGYLNVSFSFPIDPEVHPLIPLPYSSNMDHEAFETVSDLGHLKDFRNDGYDLSLSLNDSDASEREPPQVPDTSNGSNFGLGQIDLVGSTVSGGLDLGSSSVTHEFVNDDFDLYLSPPSKKKRTS; this comes from the exons atgaaaatcATCGTACTTTTGGGGGTTTTCGTCCTCGGTTGCTACCTCTTTGCCAGATGGTGCCGGCGGCGCGATGTTGAAGTTGCCACACAACTGCCACCTTCAACCTCCAGTCATAAAAAagag ACTCCAATGACTtccacttcttcttctactcACCGGTGGGAGTATAATGTCTTCTTGAGCTTTAGAGGTGAAGATACCCGCCGCAGTTTTACAGACCATTTATATAATGCTTTGTGTGACAAAGGCATTTACACCTTCATGGACTATAAACTTCAGAGGGGAGAAATAATTTCAGAGGAACTTCTCAAAACCATCAAAAGGTCAATGATCTCGGTTGTTGTGTTTTCTGAAAATTATGCATCTTCCAAATGGTGTTTAGATGAACTTGTTTGGATTCTTGACTGTAAGAAAAATCTTGGCCAAGTGGTTTTACCAGTTTTTTATAGAATAGATCCATCAGAAGTACGTAAGCAAAAGGGAAAGTTGGGGATACAATTGGCTgaacatgaaaaaaatttgaagattgaGAAAGGCAAGGTGCAGATTTGGAGGGCAGCTCTAGAAGAAGTTGGCAATTTGTCTGGATTCCATTACAATAATGA TTGTCCTGAATCTAAAATTATCCAGGGACTTATAGAACAGATATCAAATGCAACATTAAACCGCACACGATTATTCGTTGCTAAATACCCAATTGGAGTAGATTCTCATGCAACAAAAATAGAAGAGCGTTTAAATATTGAGTCAAATGATATTCGAATGGTGGCAATCCATGGCCTTGGGGGAATAGGTAAGACTACAATCGCAAAAGCTGTATATAACAAAATTGTTGATGGTTTTGAAGGAAGCTCGTTTCTAGAGAATGTTAAAGAAAGGTCTAGGACATATGATGGCACAATACAACTACAGAATATACTTCTTTCTAATATCTTAAGGGATGGAAATTTAAAGGTGGACAACATATCTAGAGGAATCAATGTGATAAAGGAAAGACTTTGCCATAAAAGAGTTCTTTTAGTTCTCGATGATGTGGATGAACAGAAGCAAATAGAAAATTTGCTTGGAAAATGTGATTGGTTAACTCCTGGAAGTAGAATCTTTATAACCACAAGAGATAAAGATGTGTTACCCACTCTCGAACAAGATCCTCTAATCTATAAGGTTGATGAAATGGGCCAAAATGAAGCTTGTGAACTTTTTAGTTTGTATGCCTTTCAAAAAAATGAACCTGAGGAAGCTTACTTGCAACTTacaaatcaaattatcaattatgCGAATGGCCTTCCTCTAGCTTTACAAATAATAGGTTCTGATTTGTATGGAAAAGATTTCTGTTATTGGGAAAGTGCATTAAAGAAGTATAAAAAGATTCCCAACAAGGAAATTCTAGAAATACTTCAAATAAGTTACAAAGAATTGGACCAAATTGAAAAAGATATTTTCCTTGACATTGCATTTTTCTTCAAcgggaaaaagaaagattatgtTGTAAAGATATTAGAGGCATGTGATTTAGAACCAAATTATGGTATGTCAAAACTTATTGACAAGTGTTTGATAACTATTGATTGGTTGGACAATTTATCAATGCATAACTTGCTACAACAAATGGGAGAGGAAATTGTTCGACAAGAATCACCACAAGCGCCTGGAAAACGAAGTAGGCTACGAGATTATGCGAGTGCTTCTACTGTACTAACAGCAAATACA GGAACGAATAAAATTCGAGGCTTAATGTTGTACCCGCCTAAACCTGTAACATTGAAACTTCATGCTCAAGCTTTCAAAAAGATGCAAACTATCAAGTTTCTTATAGTTAAAAATGTGCATATTCATGGATGTCTGGAATGTCTCCCCAACAATATGGTGTTGCTGGATTTGGCTAATTGTTCTGTTTCCTTGCCATCCGATTTTTGTCCTCAACAGCTTGTCTTCCTCAACATGCCACATTGTAACATTAGAATACATAAGTTATTCAAGCAG GTGTTgcgttttgaaaatttgaaagaagtCTCTCTCAGAGGTTGTGAATCCATCCAGAAATTACCTGAGTTGTGGGCTCCAAATTTAGAGATATTAGACCTTTCTAATTGTACAAATTTGGTTGAGATTCATGAGCCTGTTGGATTTCTTGATAAGCTTAAAAGTTGGTACCTTACTAATTGCAAAAAACTTCAAGCTCTTCCTAGAAGACTTGAGTTCAAATCTCTTGAACATTTTCATCTTGGTTCCTGTGAGTCCATTGAAGAATTACCTGAGTTGTGTGCCCCAAATTTAAAGACATTAAGTCTTTATTCTTGTgaaaatttagttaaaattcaTGAGCCTATTGGACTTCTTGATAAACTTGAAGATTGGTATCTCGGAAATTGTGGAAAACTTCAAACTCTTCCAAGAAGACTTCCGTTGAAATCTCTTAGAGATTTTAATCTTAGTCGCTGCACAAGCCTTGAGAACTTCCCTGATATTGATTTAGAAATGAAATGCTTATTGGAACTAGATATAGAATGGAGTGGTACTAGAGAATCGCTTTCCTCAAGATGCACAAGCGTTGAGAGGAAGTTTCTAGATAGCATCTATAAATTCCAAAATATCAGAGTTTTAGGTATTTCTACTAACCTACCAAGACCAAGCTGCAATTCTTTTGATGGCTGTGTCGGATATTCATTTCCACAGTTATCACAGCTAACTCTCTTCGGTGAAAATGTAACTGAATTAGATTTTCTGGAGTTCGATTACTTTCCCGCGTTGACAACGCTATATCTACGAAACACCAATACTATTACCATCCCCGAAAGCTTTATCAAATTTACTAAATTAAGAACTCTTTATATATTCGATTGCAAGCACTTTGAGGAAATTCAAGGATTTCCACAATCTTTAGATCATTTGGAGGCTGAAAATTGCCCATCATGGAATCGAAAATCATCAAACAAAATATTGAGTCAG gtttttgctaaaaaaattgctaaatggAAGCAAGAGGGAGAAAGTCAAGGCGTTTTAGCAGATAGAGTACATGAAGGAGAGAGAAATCAACTGCACTCTGATGACGAATCTTCGTATTCGCTTTACCACCGGATTGGTTTATTTAAAGCTCCAGGGTTTGAGATTCTAGATGAGTTCAACCACCGAAACGATGgaaattccatttcattcttgGTTGGTCGTAATTCCAGATGCATTCCTATTGCTATTTGTGTTACCTTTGTTCCGACAAATGAATCTTTTAGTTATGCGGTTTACTTTGTCGTCAATGGTTGTTCAAAATATCAGTGTAGTGGGGTTTTCCTTGAAGGAAGTGAATCTTGTCGTATGTGGTTTATTTCTGAATCTATGTACGAATGGGAGAAGAAGTTGAGGGACTCAAATCTATCTAAACAGAGTCATTTTGAGGTTATCTGTCGCATCAGTAGGTACAGAGGTTTAGGTTACAGAAAGCCAATGAATCCTATGGCTATCCCAAAAAAGTTGGGGGTCGATGTAGAATGCATCTGTTGTCCTCATAAATCTTCCATCCCTGATTCCCTGCCTTTACTACCTCTGTTCCCCacgtcttgcaatgaagcagATTCAGGGCATGCAATTGCAATGGAAACAACAAATACTAATGTGTTTGAATATGATTCGACAAGATTTCATGGTTATTTGAATGTGTCATTTTCGTTCCCTATTGACCCCGAGGTCCACCCTTTAATACCACTTCCTTATTCCTCAAATATGGATCATGAGGCTTTCGAAACTGTAAGTGATTTGGGGCATTTGAAGGACTTTCGCAATGATGGGTATGATTTGAGCTTGTCACTAAATGACTCAGATGCAAGTGAACGAGAGCCTCCTCAGGTACCTGATACATCTAATGGGTCTAATTTTGGATTGGGCCAAATAGATTTGGTTGGCTCAACTGTTAGTGGTGGGCTTGATTTGGGTTCGTCTTCAGTGACCCATGAATTTGTGAATGATGACTTTGATTTGTATTTGTCTCCACCCTCGAAGAAAAAGAGGACATCTTGA
- the LOC126706949 gene encoding disease resistance protein RPV1-like, producing MTSTRWWEYDVFLSFRGKDTRYGFTGHLYKALCDKDIYTFMDDKLRRGEKISEELLKTIKRSMISVIVFSENYASSKWCLDELVWILEYRKNLGQLVLPVFYRIDPSEVRNQEGKFGVELAEHEKNFKDNIGKVQIWREALKEVGSLSGFHYDNDCLELQFIQRIIEEISSKILSCTRLFVTQYPIGVHSRATEVEKHLKIKSNDIRMVAIHGLGGIGKTTIAKAVYNKIVDVFEGSFFLENVKERSRTNDGIIQLQEILLSNILRDGNLKLDNISRGINVIKERLCHKRVLLVLDDVDDQKQIENLLGKCDWLTPGSRILITTRDKDVLTTLEQDPLIYKVDEMDQCEACELFSLYAFQTNEPEEAYLQLSKQFINYANGLPLALKIIGSDLRRKSLREWENAFEKYKKIPNKKIIEILKISYEGLDPSEKDIFLDIAFFFKGENKDYVENILEACHLSPKYYIPKLIDKCLITMDWLGNLSMHNLLRQMGEEIVQQESPQAPGKRSRLRDYASAFTVLTANTGINKIRGLMLYPPKPATLKLHAQAFKKMQTIKFLIVKNVHIHGCLEYLPNSIVLLDWANCSVSLPSDFCPQLVYFNMPHSIRIPKLFKQVLPSENLKGINLRGYEYIQKLPKLWAPNLEILDLSYCTNLVEIHEPVGFLDNLKSWDLTNCKKLRALPRRLKFKSLEDFCLNYCESIEELPELCAPNLKNLSLSSCENLVKIHESIGLLDKLEDWYLRGCGKLQTLPRRLPLKSLKAFNLSHCTSLENFPDIDSEMKCLVSLDIEGSGTRESLSSRCTSLERKFLDSIYKFQNIGDLRISTNLPRPSCNSFDGCVGYSFLQLETLELYGENVTELDFLEYDYFPALTRLDLRNTSTITIPESFIKFTKLRTLYIFDCKHFEEIQGFPQSLKFLKARNCPSWNRKSSNKILSQVIAKKIAKWKQEGESQGVLADRVHEGERNQLHSDGSSYSLYRLIGFFKAPRFEIPDEFNHRNDGNSTSFLVGRNSRCIPIAVCVTFVPTNESFSYEVRFVVNGCSEYQWRGVIEEGDESCRMWFIFKSMYEWEKKLRDSNLSKQSRFEVICRISRHRGLGYRKPMNPTAIPKKLGVHVECICCPHKSSIPDSLSLLPLFPTSCNEEDSGRAIAMETTNTNVFVYDLKRLHGYLNVSFSFPIDPEVHPLIPLPYSSNMDHEAFKTVSDLGHLKDFRNDGYDLSLSLNDSDASEREPPQVPDTSNGSNFGLGQIDLAGSTVSGGFDLGSSSVAHEFMNDDFDLYLSPPSKKKRTS from the exons ATGACTTCCACTCGCTGGTGGGAGTACGATGTCTTCTTAAGCTTCAGAGGTAAAGATACTCGCTATGGTTTTACAGGCCATTTATATAAAGCTTTGTGTGACAAAGACATTTACACCTTCATGGACGATAAACTTCGGAGGGGAGAAAAAATTTCTGAGGAACTTCTCAAAACCATCAAAAGGTCAATGATATCGGTTATTGTGTTCTCTGAAAATTATGCATCTTCCAAATGGTGTTTGGACGAACTTGTTTGGATTCTTGAGTATAGGAAAAATCTTGGCCAATTGGTTTTACCAGTTTTTTATAGAATAGATCCATCAGAAGTACGTAACCAAGAGGGAAAGTTTGGGGTAGAATTGGCTgaacatgaaaaaaatttcaaggatAACATTGGCAAGGTGCAAATTTGGAGGGAAGCTCTAAAAGAAGTTGGCAGTTTGTCTGGATTCCATTACGATAATGA TTGTCTTGAATTGCAATTTATCCAGAGAATTATCGAAGAGATATCAAGTAAAATATTAAGCTGCACACGTTTATTTGTTACTCAATACCCTATTGGAGTACATTCTCGTGCAACAGAAGTAGAAAAGCATTTAAAGATTAAGTCAAACGATATTCGAATGGTGGCAATCCATGGCCTTGGGGGAATAGGTAAGACTACAATTGCAAAAGCTGTATATAACAAAATTGTTGATGTCTTTGAAGGAAGCTTCTTTCTAGAGAATGTTAAAGAAAGGTCTAGGACAAATGATGGCATAATCCAACTACAGGAGATACTTCTCTCTAATATCTTAAGGGATGGAAATTTAAAGTTGGACAACATATCTAGAGGAATCAATGTGATAAAGGAAAGACTTTGCCATAAAAGAGTTCTTTTagttcttgatgatgtggatgATCAGAAGCAAATAGAAAATTTGCTTGGAAAATGTGATTGGTTAACTCCTGGAAGTAGAATCCTTATAACCACAAGAGATAAAGATGTGTTAACCACTCTCGAACAAGATCCTCTAATCTATAAGGTTGATGAAATGGACCAATGCGAAGCTTGTGAACTTTTTAGTTTGTATGCCTTCCAAACAAATGAACCTGAGGAAGCTTACTTGCAACTTTCAAAGCAGTTTATCAATTATGCCAATGGCCTTCCACTAGCTTTAAAAATAATAGGTTCTGATTTGCGTAGAAAAAGTTTACGTGAATGGGAAAATGCATTTGAGAAGTATAAAAAGATTCCCAACAAGAAAATTATAGAAATACTCAAAATTAGTTATGAAGGATTGGACCCAAGTGAAAAGGATATTTTCCTCGATattgcatttttcttcaaggGGGAAAATAAAGACTATGTTGAAAATATATTAGAGGCATGTCATTTGTCTCCAAAATATTATATTCCGAAGCTTATTGACAAGTGTTTGATAACTATGGATTGGTTGGGCAATTTATCGATGCATAACTTGCTGCGACAAATGGGTGAGGAAATTGTTCAACAAGAATCACCACAAGCGCCTGGAAAACGTAGTAGGCTACGAGATTATGCGAGTGCTTTTACTGTACTAACAGCAAATACA GGAATAAATAAAATTCGAGGCTTAATGTTGTACCCGCCTAAACCTGCAACATTGAAACTTCATGCTCAAGCTTTCAAAAAGATGCAAACTATCAAGTTTCTTATAGTTAAAAATGTGCATATTCATGGATGTCTGGAATATCTCCCCAACAGTATAGTGTTGCTGGATTGGGCTAATTGTTCTGTTTCCTTGCCATCCGATTTTTGTCCTCAACTTGTCTACTTCAACATGCCACATAGCATTAGAATACCTAAGTTATTCAAGCAG GTTTTGCCTTCTGAAAATTTGAAAGGAATCAATCTCAGGGGTTATGAATATATTCAGAAATTACCTAAGTTGTGGGCTCCAAATTTAGAGATATTAGACCTTTCTTATTGTACAAATTTAGTTGAGATTCATGAGCCTGTTGGATTTCTTGATAACCTTAAAAGTTGGGACCTTACTAATTGCAAAAAACTTCGAGCTCTTCCTAGAAGACTTAAGTTCAAATCTCTTGAAGATTTTTGTCTTAATTACTGTGAGTCCATTGAAGAATTACCTGAGTTGTGTGCcccaaatttaaagaatttaagtctttcttcttgtgaaaatttagttaaaattcaTGAGTCTATTGGACTTCTTGATAAACTTGAAGATTGGTATCTCAGAGGTTGTGGAAAACTTCAAACTCTTCCAAGAAGACTTCCGTTGAAATCTCTTAAAGCTTTTAATCTTAGTCACTGCACAAGCCTTGAGAACTTCCCTGATATTGATTCAGAAATGAAATGCTTAGTGAGTCTAGATATAGAAGGGAGTGGTACTAGAGAATCGCTTTCCTCAAGATGCACAAGCCTTGAGAGGAAGTTTCTAGATAGCATCTATAAATTCCAAAATATCGGAGATTTACGTATTTCTACTAACCTACCAAGACCAAGCTGCAATTCTTTTGATGGCTGTGTCGGATATTCGTTTCTACAGTTAGAAACGCTTGAACTCTACGGTGAAAATGTAACTGAATTAGATTTTCTGGAGTACGATTACTTTCCCGCATTGACACGGCTAGATCTACGAAACACCAGTACTATTACCATCCCCGAAAGCTTTATCAAATTTACTAAATTAAGAACTCTTTATATATTCGATTGCAAGCACTTTGAGGAAATTCAAGGATTTCCACAATCTTTAAAGTTTTTGAAGGCTAGAAATTGCCCATCATGGAATCGAAAATCATCAAACAAAATATTGAGTCAG GTTATTGctaaaaaaattgctaaatggAAGCAAGAGGGAGAAAGTCAAGGCGTTTTAGCAGATAGAGTACATGAAGGAGAGAGAAATCAACTGCACTCTGATGGATCTTCGTATTCGCTTTACCGCCTGATTGGTTTCTTTAAAGCTCCAAGGTTTGAGATTCCAGATGAGTTCAACCACCGAAATGATGGAAATTCCACTTCATTCTTGGTTGGTCGTAATTCCAGATGCATTCCTATTGCTGTTTGTGTTACCTTTGTACCGACAAATGAATCTTTTAGTTATGAGGTTCGATTTGTCGTCAATGGTTGTTCAGAATATCAGTGGCGTGGGGTTATCGAAGAAGGAGATGAATCTTGTCGTATgtggtttatttttaaatctatgTACGAATGGGAGAAGAAGTTGAGGGACTCAAATCTATCTAAACAGAGTCGTTTTGAGGTTATCTGTCGCATCAGTAGGCACAGAGGTTTAGGTTACAGAAAGCCAATGAATCCTACGGCTATCCCAAAAAAGTTGGGGGTCCATGTAGAATGCATCTGTTGTCCTCATAAATCTTCCATCCCTGATTCCCTGTCTTTACTACCTCTGTTCCCCACGTCTTGCAATGAAGAAGATTCAGGGCGTGCAATTGCAATGGAAACAACAAATACTAATGTGTTTGTATATGATTTGAAGAGACTTCATGGTTATTTGAATGTGTCATTTTCGTTCCCTATTGACCCCGAGGTCCACCCTTTAATACCACTTCCTTATTCCTCAAATATGGATCATGAGGCTTTCAAAACTGTAAGTGATTTGGGGCATTTGAAGGACTTTCGCAATGATGGGTATGATTTGAGCTTATCACTAAATGACTCAGATGCAAGTGAACGAGAGCCTCCTCAGGTACCTGATACATCTAATGGGTCTAATTTTGGATTGGGCCAGATAGATTTGGCTGGCTCGACTGTTAGtggtgggtttgatttgggttcGTCTTCAGTGGCCCATGAATTTATGAATGATGACTTTGATTTGTATCTGTCTCCACCCTCGAAGAAAAAGAGGACATCTTGA